A single window of Pontibacillus chungwhensis DNA harbors:
- a CDS encoding 2-hydroxyacid dehydrogenase — protein MSKPFVYITRKLPESVIEAFESVFKIEMWPEEEVPVERGVLLEKVQHADALITMLSDQVNHEIFEKQTNLKVVANLAVGYDNIDLNAAKEAGVVVTNTPDVLTDTTADLTFGLLLATARRLMEAERYVKNNSWENWAPLLMAGQDVHHKTIGIVGMGRIGETVAKRATGFEMEILYHNRSRKREAEEKIGATYVGFEELLKRSDFVVCLAPLTEETKGMFNKEAFERMKSRAIFINASRGALVDEEALYDAIHQNVIAGAGLDVFKNEPISADHPLLTLEQVVATPHIGSASEETRKTMMTLCLDNIQHVLNGKEAKTPVGAG, from the coding sequence ATGTCAAAACCATTTGTTTATATTACTAGGAAGCTGCCTGAATCGGTGATTGAAGCTTTTGAGTCTGTTTTTAAGATTGAAATGTGGCCAGAAGAAGAAGTACCTGTTGAAAGAGGTGTGCTATTAGAGAAGGTTCAACATGCTGATGCGTTAATTACTATGTTAAGTGACCAGGTTAATCACGAGATATTTGAAAAACAAACCAATCTAAAAGTGGTTGCAAACCTTGCTGTTGGATATGACAATATTGATTTAAACGCTGCCAAGGAAGCAGGAGTTGTGGTAACAAACACACCGGACGTATTAACAGATACAACAGCGGATTTAACATTTGGATTACTTCTAGCTACAGCAAGACGCTTAATGGAAGCAGAACGATATGTAAAAAATAACTCTTGGGAAAACTGGGCTCCTCTCTTAATGGCGGGGCAAGATGTTCATCATAAAACCATTGGTATCGTAGGGATGGGACGAATTGGAGAAACGGTTGCTAAACGAGCTACTGGTTTTGAAATGGAGATCCTCTATCATAACCGCAGTCGTAAAAGGGAAGCGGAAGAAAAAATCGGGGCTACTTATGTAGGATTTGAAGAGCTGCTGAAACGATCTGATTTTGTGGTATGTTTAGCACCATTAACTGAGGAAACGAAGGGGATGTTTAATAAAGAAGCGTTTGAACGAATGAAAAGTCGAGCTATATTCATTAATGCTTCTCGTGGAGCTTTGGTTGATGAAGAAGCACTGTACGATGCTATTCACCAAAACGTGATAGCAGGTGCGGGCTTAGATGTCTTCAAGAATGAACCCATCTCTGCGGATCATCCCCTGTTAACTTTAGAGCAAGTTGTAGCTACCCCTCACATTGGCTCAGCTTCTGAAGAGACAAGGAAAACGATGATGACGCTTTGCCTTGATAATATTCAACACGTCCTGAATGGAAAAGAGGCAAAAACTCCAGTAGGAGCAGGTTAA
- the yutH gene encoding spore coat putative kinase YutH, with protein sequence MRDQLHQQYQVYLGKEIQENGLFGYEGNDGYYFLIPYEEGMDDEVFEQRSISEFIRNQGTPQIGLPLFTTEGKLYTNVDGQNYMFVQVPWGATSDSNGRWLTTLHEAGNQYPYQPQHISRYGQWKSLWEDKVDAWFEQYKVQWNERPCSSMRRLFIETFPYVEGLSECAIQYLQESEQDWRYESNDQGTFTFQRLHPSMMSQTIWPHTLVYDHPARDLAEWIRYSLLENGNQAYPPIRSMLDEYESTRPLSVFSWRLIYARLIYPVHLFDVLERTLSAGEREQNDLEQEYRGLLQKQDQYEKQLKEFFNGVHIDYKRLRIPILDW encoded by the coding sequence ATGAGAGACCAACTTCATCAACAATATCAGGTATACCTCGGTAAAGAGATACAAGAAAATGGGCTGTTTGGTTATGAAGGAAACGACGGATATTATTTCTTAATTCCTTATGAAGAAGGAATGGATGACGAGGTATTTGAGCAACGTTCGATTAGTGAATTTATAAGGAATCAAGGAACGCCTCAGATTGGACTCCCTCTTTTTACAACAGAGGGAAAATTATATACAAATGTGGATGGTCAAAACTATATGTTTGTCCAGGTCCCTTGGGGGGCCACGAGTGACTCAAATGGTCGGTGGCTTACGACTCTTCATGAAGCCGGGAATCAATATCCTTATCAACCCCAACACATTTCAAGATATGGCCAATGGAAATCCTTATGGGAAGACAAAGTTGATGCTTGGTTTGAGCAGTATAAGGTTCAATGGAACGAACGCCCCTGTTCATCTATGAGAAGGCTATTTATTGAAACGTTTCCGTACGTGGAGGGGTTATCAGAATGTGCAATCCAATACTTGCAAGAAAGTGAACAAGATTGGAGATATGAATCGAACGACCAGGGCACCTTCACCTTTCAACGCCTTCATCCTTCCATGATGTCCCAAACCATTTGGCCTCATACATTAGTATATGATCACCCGGCGAGGGATCTTGCTGAATGGATCCGCTACTCTTTGTTAGAGAACGGGAACCAGGCTTACCCTCCTATTCGATCAATGCTTGATGAATATGAAAGTACTCGTCCTTTATCCGTATTTAGCTGGCGTTTAATTTATGCAAGGCTTATTTATCCCGTTCATCTCTTTGATGTCTTAGAACGTACACTAAGTGCGGGAGAAAGGGAGCAGAATGACCTTGAACAAGAATATCGTGGATTGCTTCAGAAGCAAGATCAATATGAGAAACAATTGAAAGAATTCTTTAATGGTGTGCATATTGATTATAAACGTCTTCGGATTCCTATTCTGGATTGGTGA
- a CDS encoding phosphatidylglycerophosphatase A family protein, with product MAKEKMTQLEQKARELLKERGVTLDDIAELVHYLQSKYHDNLEMEECLHNVNRVIAKREVQNAILTGIELDILAEKKMLQSPLQETIETDESLYGIDEVIALSIVNVYGSIGFTNYGYIDKQKPGILEKLNDKSNGCHTFLDDIVGAIAAAASSRLAHSDANEEY from the coding sequence ATGGCAAAAGAAAAAATGACACAATTAGAACAGAAAGCACGTGAACTATTAAAAGAACGCGGCGTAACATTAGATGACATTGCAGAGCTCGTACACTATCTTCAATCTAAGTATCACGATAATCTGGAGATGGAAGAATGCTTACACAACGTAAACCGCGTCATTGCGAAACGAGAGGTTCAGAATGCCATCTTAACTGGTATTGAACTTGATATTCTTGCTGAGAAAAAGATGCTTCAATCCCCTCTTCAGGAAACAATTGAAACAGATGAGAGCTTATATGGTATTGATGAAGTGATTGCATTATCCATAGTAAACGTGTACGGATCAATCGGATTCACAAACTACGGCTATATTGATAAACAAAAACCGGGAATTCTTGAAAAATTAAATGATAAATCGAATGGGTGTCATACCTTTTTAGATGACATCGTGGGAGCTATTGCAGCTGCAGCCTCAAGCCGCCTAGCTCATAGCGATGCCAACGAAGAATATTAA
- a CDS encoding TIGR01457 family HAD-type hydrolase — MDKTYKGYLIDLDGTMYRGTERVEAASDFVKALREKGIPHLFVTNNSSRRPDQVADKLNTFDIPAEAEQIYTTSMATASYIRAEKPDAKVYAMGEVGLMHALENEGLTIADEDCDYVVMGMDRELSYEKFAKACLNVRAGATFLSTNGDIAIPTERGMLPGNGSITSVVTVSTGVEPTFIGKPESIIMEQAMQAINLKREETLMVGDNYHTDILAGINAGMDTLHVQTGVTTKEQLSQYDQQPTYTIQTLDEWIPHL, encoded by the coding sequence ATGGACAAAACATACAAAGGATATTTAATCGACTTAGATGGAACTATGTACAGAGGAACAGAACGAGTGGAAGCAGCATCTGATTTCGTGAAGGCTTTACGTGAAAAGGGGATTCCTCATTTATTTGTAACCAACAATTCTTCTCGTCGGCCTGATCAAGTAGCGGATAAATTAAATACGTTTGATATTCCTGCCGAAGCAGAACAAATTTATACGACTAGTATGGCTACAGCATCCTATATTCGTGCCGAGAAGCCAGATGCAAAGGTGTATGCAATGGGGGAAGTAGGATTGATGCATGCTTTAGAAAATGAGGGCCTTACAATAGCCGATGAAGATTGCGACTATGTTGTGATGGGAATGGACCGAGAGCTGAGTTATGAGAAGTTTGCTAAGGCTTGCTTAAATGTAAGAGCAGGGGCTACCTTCTTATCTACGAATGGGGATATTGCGATTCCGACGGAGAGAGGGATGCTTCCGGGAAATGGTTCTATAACTTCTGTTGTGACTGTATCTACTGGAGTAGAGCCGACCTTTATCGGTAAGCCGGAGTCTATTATTATGGAACAAGCTATGCAAGCGATCAACCTAAAACGTGAAGAGACACTAATGGTTGGAGATAACTATCATACCGATATTTTAGCTGGTATTAATGCTGGCATGGATACGCTTCATGTCCAGACAGGGGTAACCACGAAGGAGCAGTTATCTCAATATGACCAGCAACCTACGTACACCATTCAAACGTTAGATGAATGGATACCACATTTATAA
- a CDS encoding DUF86 domain-containing protein, which produces MYFVDRSKIEETLQHLDFLIGVYERQSFEGETGALALERLAQMSIESVIDVGNMMIDGFIMRDPGSYNDIIDILMDEKVIPKEDEDCYKTLIALRKPLIQDYVNIEPETIHQTLEKSKAAIGHYSEHVRYYLNNELGPVSAFSNS; this is translated from the coding sequence ATGTATTTTGTTGATCGAAGTAAAATAGAAGAAACATTACAGCATCTGGATTTCTTGATAGGAGTTTATGAAAGACAAAGCTTTGAAGGGGAAACTGGCGCATTAGCGCTTGAACGTCTTGCCCAGATGAGTATAGAATCGGTAATTGATGTAGGGAATATGATGATCGATGGCTTCATTATGCGGGACCCAGGAAGCTATAATGATATTATTGACATCTTAATGGATGAAAAGGTGATTCCTAAAGAGGATGAAGACTGTTATAAGACACTTATAGCTCTACGGAAGCCACTTATTCAAGACTACGTAAACATTGAACCAGAAACGATTCACCAAACGCTTGAAAAAAGTAAAGCAGCAATCGGTCACTACAGTGAACATGTTCGTTACTATTTAAATAACGAATTAGGTCCTGTTTCTGCATTTTCGAACTCCTAA
- the glpX gene encoding class II fructose-bisphosphatase, giving the protein MDRELALELVRVTEAAAVSSAQWMGRGKKNEADDAATSAMRAMFDSITMQGTVVIGEGELDEAPMLYIGEELGNGQGPAVDIAVDPLEGTNIVAKGHNNAMAVIAAADRGALLHAPDMYMEKIAVGKNAKGKISLDDPIEKTIDIVAKANNKRIHDLTVIIQERPRHEELVERVRAKGARVKLFGDGDVGASIATCLPHTGVDIFVGTGGAPEGVISAAAVKCLDGDMQARLVPQNDEETNRCIEMGLSDPRQLLTLDDLVKSDDAIFAATGVTEGELLKGVKFLGNDLSETDSIVMRAKTGTVRFIKANHHLDRKPHLLVNE; this is encoded by the coding sequence ATGGATCGCGAATTAGCTCTAGAACTTGTACGTGTAACCGAAGCCGCAGCAGTGAGCTCAGCTCAATGGATGGGAAGAGGTAAGAAGAATGAAGCAGATGATGCTGCCACTTCTGCCATGAGAGCCATGTTTGATTCCATTACGATGCAAGGAACAGTCGTAATAGGGGAAGGGGAACTAGATGAAGCCCCTATGTTATACATTGGCGAAGAATTAGGAAATGGGCAAGGTCCTGCTGTAGATATTGCTGTTGACCCATTAGAAGGTACAAATATCGTAGCAAAAGGACATAATAACGCTATGGCAGTCATTGCAGCTGCTGATCGCGGTGCTCTTCTTCACGCTCCGGATATGTATATGGAGAAAATTGCAGTCGGAAAGAATGCAAAAGGAAAAATTAGTTTAGATGATCCAATCGAAAAAACGATTGATATTGTGGCAAAAGCCAATAATAAACGTATTCACGATTTAACAGTCATTATCCAAGAACGTCCACGTCACGAAGAGCTCGTCGAACGCGTTCGTGCTAAAGGAGCACGCGTAAAACTATTCGGAGACGGTGACGTAGGGGCATCCATCGCTACTTGCTTGCCTCACACGGGAGTAGATATCTTTGTTGGAACAGGCGGTGCACCGGAGGGTGTTATTTCAGCTGCTGCTGTAAAATGCTTAGATGGAGACATGCAAGCTCGTTTAGTTCCTCAGAATGATGAAGAAACAAATCGCTGTATTGAAATGGGACTTAGTGACCCACGTCAGCTTCTTACTCTTGATGACCTTGTAAAAAGTGACGACGCAATCTTTGCAGCTACGGGTGTTACAGAAGGAGAATTACTAAAAGGGGTTAAATTCTTAGGAAATGATCTTTCTGAGACAGATTCCATTGTGATGCGCGCTAAAACCGGAACGGTCCGCTTCATTAAAGCCAACCACCACTTAGACCGCAAGCCACACTTATTAGTTAACGAATAA
- a CDS encoding DUF3055 domain-containing protein, with translation MKEDRLILTDQEESTSTRFVSFMGESHRYDLAITSSKKYEDKKMVINLQSNHYALLSQSEVEEDGHLEHAFNLTEVEAEELRDFLREVV, from the coding sequence ATGAAAGAAGATCGACTTATTCTTACCGATCAAGAAGAAAGCACTTCTACACGCTTTGTAAGCTTTATGGGAGAGAGCCATCGATACGATTTAGCCATTACCTCTTCGAAGAAGTATGAAGATAAGAAAATGGTGATCAATTTACAAAGCAACCATTACGCTCTTTTAAGTCAGTCAGAGGTTGAGGAAGATGGACACCTGGAGCATGCCTTCAATTTAACAGAAGTGGAAGCAGAAGAATTAAGAGACTTCTTACGGGAAGTCGTGTAA
- a CDS encoding cytosolic protein — protein MSKEDKEKYSDFANVEAMRNYLIPEQMPEGPYGAPRNKDQPVENKSTPWRPGQRYYSAFNYENKSLHKDLQRLDPGSHPTHDHPGEEVKPSQEQ, from the coding sequence ATGTCTAAAGAAGACAAAGAGAAGTACTCCGATTTCGCTAATGTAGAAGCCATGCGAAATTATTTAATTCCTGAGCAAATGCCAGAAGGGCCTTACGGCGCGCCACGAAATAAAGATCAACCTGTTGAAAATAAAAGCACACCCTGGCGGCCTGGTCAGAGGTATTATAGCGCCTTTAACTATGAGAATAAATCGTTGCATAAAGATTTACAGCGCTTAGATCCAGGCTCTCACCCAACACATGACCACCCAGGCGAAGAAGTAAAACCATCGCAAGAACAATAA
- a CDS encoding YutD family protein, with translation MVEIQGKNYQVVLDEKEGFQEEAVKERFSDILSKYDFIVGDWGYGQLRLKGFYDDQNPKSTFDTKISTLDDYMYEYCNFGCAHFVLKKTDK, from the coding sequence GTGGTAGAAATTCAAGGAAAGAATTATCAGGTTGTTCTGGACGAAAAAGAGGGCTTCCAAGAAGAAGCGGTTAAGGAAAGATTTAGCGATATTTTAAGTAAATATGATTTTATCGTTGGAGATTGGGGATATGGACAGCTTCGTTTGAAAGGTTTTTATGACGATCAAAATCCTAAGTCTACATTTGATACAAAAATCAGCACGCTAGACGATTATATGTACGAATACTGTAACTTTGGTTGCGCTCATTTCGTTTTAAAGAAAACAGATAAGTAA
- a CDS encoding YhcN/YlaJ family sporulation lipoprotein yields the protein MNYKSWIAASALATTLVVTGCGADNTDQGAMDRNNDGYGTNVGYDSPELNKNKNYNYQSVENMGTNNNSSQRLGYNRYSRGEVDKLGEVRYGIMNREAVSDLITRYMLQSNAFKDAATLVTDSEVLIAYTKEDDVDRDRAADIAKKTAISTVPRYFEVYVTDQKNMYKDLASLSNMKTSDKNYRNMLESTIKEMRKSPQGEAMYNDETKSKKDKRDVPQGQGMNQ from the coding sequence TTGAATTACAAATCATGGATTGCAGCATCAGCCCTTGCAACTACTTTAGTTGTAACAGGTTGTGGTGCTGACAACACAGACCAGGGTGCAATGGATAGAAATAACGATGGGTACGGCACGAACGTAGGCTATGATAGTCCCGAGCTCAACAAGAACAAGAACTACAATTATCAATCAGTTGAGAACATGGGTACCAACAACAACTCATCCCAACGCCTTGGTTACAATCGCTACTCACGTGGTGAAGTCGATAAGCTCGGCGAAGTACGTTATGGTATTATGAACCGCGAAGCTGTTAGTGACTTAATCACTCGTTACATGCTTCAGTCTAACGCATTTAAAGATGCAGCTACGTTAGTTACGGATTCAGAAGTACTCATCGCCTACACGAAAGAAGACGATGTAGACCGCGATCGTGCAGCTGATATTGCGAAGAAAACAGCAATTTCGACTGTACCACGGTACTTCGAAGTGTATGTAACCGACCAGAAGAACATGTATAAGGATTTAGCATCTTTAAGTAATATGAAAACAAGCGATAAGAACTACCGTAACATGCTTGAATCAACAATTAAAGAAATGCGTAAGTCACCACAAGGTGAAGCGATGTACAATGATGAAACAAAATCTAAAAAAGATAAGCGTGACGTCCCTCAAGGACAGGGAATGAATCAGTAA
- a CDS encoding M23 family metallopeptidase: MKRIVALVLLLTLLPHQTWAEEQKPDVKAQRMNLYKTMESLTQIPWYYLAAVDQYERNIQKEPASEGVIAITIPREMWNGATNPSQKDALPISEIELFQGIGQDGNGDDLADRTNDADILVSFSQWMSGFGTSKQDIKIALWNYYERDLSVQTIMNTAKVFKTEKTIDLGQHIFPVPLNHNYSYKNTWGDPRGFGGRRIHEGTDIFANYGVPVRATSYGVIEMKGWNKFGGWRIGVRDIHNIYHYFAHLNGFEKNVNVGQVVKPGDVIGYVGASGYGPPGTSGKFPPHLHYGMYKDNGHSEWSFDPYPHLKLWERQTRQLKK, from the coding sequence ATGAAACGCATTGTAGCATTGGTCTTATTGCTAACCCTTCTCCCTCACCAAACATGGGCTGAAGAGCAAAAGCCAGATGTTAAAGCACAACGTATGAACTTATATAAAACAATGGAGTCCCTTACTCAAATTCCATGGTACTATCTTGCTGCGGTCGACCAATATGAGCGCAACATTCAAAAAGAACCAGCATCTGAAGGTGTAATCGCCATTACCATTCCTAGAGAAATGTGGAATGGTGCCACAAATCCAAGTCAAAAAGATGCCCTTCCTATCTCAGAAATCGAACTATTCCAAGGAATAGGGCAAGACGGAAATGGGGATGACCTTGCTGACCGAACTAATGATGCCGATATCCTCGTTTCCTTCTCACAATGGATGAGTGGATTTGGTACATCTAAGCAAGACATAAAGATTGCGCTATGGAATTATTATGAAAGAGATTTATCCGTACAAACGATTATGAATACAGCAAAAGTATTTAAGACAGAGAAAACCATCGATTTAGGCCAACACATCTTTCCCGTCCCACTGAATCACAATTACAGTTACAAAAACACATGGGGGGACCCTAGAGGTTTTGGAGGTCGACGCATTCATGAAGGGACAGATATTTTTGCGAATTATGGAGTCCCTGTTCGCGCTACCTCGTACGGGGTAATTGAGATGAAAGGATGGAACAAATTCGGGGGATGGAGAATCGGTGTACGAGATATCCATAATATATACCATTATTTTGCCCATTTAAACGGATTTGAGAAAAATGTAAACGTCGGGCAAGTGGTTAAACCAGGAGATGTCATTGGATATGTAGGTGCATCGGGATACGGACCGCCTGGAACATCCGGGAAGTTCCCTCCTCATCTTCACTATGGTATGTATAAAGATAATGGCCATTCAGAGTGGTCTTTTGACCCCTACCCTCATTTGAAACTGTGGGAGCGCCAAACACGCCAATTGAAAAAATAA
- a CDS encoding MetS family NSS transporter small subunit, giving the protein MSWIIMFVIGAVVIWGGLIASIVRAVKASK; this is encoded by the coding sequence ATGAGCTGGATTATCATGTTTGTAATTGGTGCAGTTGTGATCTGGGGAGGTTTAATTGCCAGCATTGTTCGCGCTGTAAAAGCATCTAAATAA
- a CDS encoding sodium-dependent transporter codes for MEKRAQWGTRVGFLLAAMGSAIGLGNIWRFPATAYENGGGAFFLPYLFALLTAGIPLLIMEYTIGHKYRGSAPKSLGRMRKGFEWIGWWQVAISFVISTYYAVIIAWAVLYAGYALNGAWGDDTTSFFGGDFLNATEPGVMGGMNMKVLIPLAIVWIITLTFLGMGVKKGIELANKIFIPTLVVLFLIIVVRALTLDGAVDGLQAFFQPNWDAIGDPAVWVAAYGQIFFSLSIAFAIMITYSSYLPKKSDITNNAFITGFANSSFELLAGIGVFAALGFMAMQTGQEVTDVVDGGIGLAFMVFPQIINEMPVLSGFFGFLFFASLVLAGLSSLISITETYVAGVQEKFNLSRGTAVAIGGGLSAVISLLYATKGGLFYLDTVDHFINSYGVALAGLFEVVAVAWFAKELKNLQAHANSLSDIMLGYWWRFCLSIITPVVLGYMLLQNLRVELMKNYADYPIEFLFYFGWVVAIGAMFVGALMTVRKWPNNELAMPTESKDEKEVG; via the coding sequence ATGGAAAAACGTGCTCAATGGGGAACACGCGTTGGATTTTTGCTAGCAGCAATGGGTTCAGCGATTGGACTCGGTAATATTTGGAGATTCCCGGCGACAGCTTACGAAAACGGCGGAGGTGCTTTCTTCTTACCTTATTTATTTGCACTTCTAACGGCCGGAATTCCACTATTAATCATGGAGTACACAATCGGTCATAAATACCGTGGTTCTGCACCTAAATCTTTAGGGAGAATGCGGAAAGGGTTTGAATGGATTGGTTGGTGGCAAGTTGCGATCTCATTTGTTATTTCTACTTATTATGCTGTTATTATCGCCTGGGCGGTTCTTTACGCAGGCTATGCTTTAAATGGTGCATGGGGGGATGATACGACATCATTCTTCGGAGGAGACTTTCTAAATGCCACAGAACCTGGTGTTATGGGTGGCATGAATATGAAAGTTCTTATCCCACTTGCGATCGTGTGGATTATTACATTAACGTTTCTTGGTATGGGAGTTAAGAAAGGTATTGAACTGGCGAACAAGATTTTCATTCCAACACTTGTGGTCTTATTCTTAATTATTGTTGTACGTGCTTTAACACTTGATGGAGCGGTCGATGGTCTACAGGCTTTCTTCCAACCAAATTGGGACGCGATTGGGGATCCTGCTGTTTGGGTTGCTGCATATGGACAGATTTTCTTCAGTCTATCCATCGCTTTTGCAATTATGATTACGTATTCTTCTTATTTACCAAAGAAATCTGATATCACAAACAACGCCTTTATTACCGGTTTTGCGAACTCATCTTTTGAATTATTAGCTGGTATTGGTGTATTTGCAGCTCTTGGATTTATGGCTATGCAAACAGGTCAGGAAGTTACGGATGTTGTAGATGGTGGTATTGGTCTAGCGTTTATGGTCTTCCCACAAATTATTAATGAAATGCCTGTATTATCAGGGTTCTTCGGTTTCTTATTCTTTGCTTCTCTTGTGTTAGCAGGGTTGTCTTCATTAATTTCGATTACGGAAACCTATGTAGCTGGTGTTCAGGAGAAGTTCAACTTATCCCGTGGAACAGCTGTTGCGATCGGTGGGGGATTATCAGCCGTTATTTCTCTTCTATACGCAACTAAGGGAGGTCTATTCTACCTAGACACGGTTGACCACTTTATTAACAGTTACGGCGTAGCACTTGCTGGATTGTTTGAAGTTGTCGCTGTTGCCTGGTTTGCGAAAGAACTTAAGAATCTCCAAGCCCATGCGAATAGTCTGTCCGATATTATGTTAGGGTACTGGTGGAGATTTTGCCTAAGTATCATTACTCCGGTTGTATTAGGTTATATGTTATTACAAAACCTACGTGTGGAACTTATGAAAAACTACGCGGATTATCCAATTGAATTCTTGTTCTACTTTGGATGGGTGGTTGCCATTGGGGCTATGTTCGTTGGTGCCTTAATGACGGTACGGAAATGGCCAAACAATGAACTGGCTATGCCAACAGAATCAAAAGATGAGAAGGAGGTTGGCTAA
- a CDS encoding Na+/H+ antiporter NhaC family protein, with the protein MEGTIYSLIPPLVMLVLVLVTRRVLISLGVGILLGAFMLHDFSLSATLSEVWKQFYTIFYVDGALNLGNLFLLSFLLLLGITTAFMTASGGSRAFGEWAIQRVKTRKGAQAMPAVLGIIIFIDDYFNSLAIGSVARPLTDRYKVSRAKLAYLIDSTSAPITVISPISSWGAYIIGTIGTIIATNELTQFSGLEAFVKMIPMNLYVFAAILLVFLTIYRKFDIGAMKKHEQKAEYNGELVDQSKDVPGDLNNEFKDVQSGRVYHLIVPIIVLILATIVAMVITGIQGTEGNVTILEIFKNTNVNRSLFAGGLFAALSGFVLYVAQPGDKSSLGKVGLEGSKAMLPAIYILVFAWMIGAIIGELETGEFLANQFESLNINPSYLPLLVFLVSGGMAFSTGTSWGTFGIMLPIAGNIAANTDVSMFLPALAAVLAGSVFGDHCSPISDTSILSSTGAGSNHIDHVMTQLPYALISAGATAVGYMVYGMTSSAFLSLVITLLLVVLIVFAVNPKGKPSEVNESKTA; encoded by the coding sequence ATGGAAGGAACGATTTACTCACTTATTCCACCACTAGTTATGCTTGTCTTAGTTCTTGTGACAAGACGAGTACTCATTTCATTAGGAGTTGGCATTTTACTAGGTGCTTTTATGCTCCACGACTTTTCCTTGTCCGCAACCTTATCTGAAGTATGGAAGCAATTCTATACCATTTTCTATGTGGACGGTGCCCTTAATTTAGGGAATTTATTCTTACTCAGCTTTTTACTATTACTAGGGATTACCACAGCGTTTATGACAGCTTCTGGTGGTAGTCGTGCTTTCGGAGAATGGGCCATCCAACGTGTGAAAACACGAAAAGGTGCTCAAGCCATGCCAGCTGTACTAGGTATTATTATTTTCATTGATGACTACTTCAATAGTTTGGCCATTGGTTCTGTAGCACGACCTTTAACGGACCGTTATAAAGTATCAAGAGCAAAGCTTGCTTATTTGATTGACTCTACTTCAGCACCGATTACGGTTATTTCTCCGATTTCAAGCTGGGGTGCTTATATTATTGGAACCATTGGAACTATTATTGCTACCAATGAGCTAACCCAATTTAGTGGCTTAGAAGCCTTTGTTAAAATGATTCCAATGAACCTATATGTATTCGCTGCTATTTTACTTGTGTTCTTAACGATCTATCGCAAATTCGATATCGGCGCTATGAAGAAGCATGAGCAAAAAGCAGAATATAATGGGGAATTGGTTGACCAATCAAAAGATGTTCCTGGTGATTTAAACAATGAATTTAAAGACGTTCAAAGCGGACGCGTTTACCATCTTATTGTACCCATTATCGTATTAATTCTAGCTACGATTGTCGCAATGGTGATTACAGGCATTCAAGGGACAGAGGGGAACGTAACGATTCTTGAAATCTTCAAGAATACAAATGTGAACCGTTCATTGTTTGCTGGCGGCCTATTTGCAGCTCTTAGTGGATTTGTTCTGTATGTTGCTCAACCTGGAGATAAATCATCTCTTGGAAAAGTGGGATTAGAAGGTTCTAAAGCAATGCTGCCTGCTATTTATATTTTGGTCTTTGCTTGGATGATCGGAGCGATTATTGGTGAACTTGAAACAGGGGAGTTTTTAGCGAATCAATTTGAATCCTTAAATATTAATCCGTCTTACTTGCCATTGCTTGTTTTCTTAGTATCTGGTGGTATGGCCTTCTCAACAGGAACTTCTTGGGGAACATTTGGGATTATGCTTCCGATAGCAGGTAATATTGCAGCAAACACAGATGTCAGCATGTTCTTGCCTGCTTTAGCAGCCGTGTTAGCCGGAAGTGTGTTTGGGGATCACTGTTCACCGATCTCAGATACATCCATCCTATCTTCTACAGGTGCAGGGTCGAACCACATTGATCACGTTATGACGCAGTTGCCATATGCACTAATTAGTGCCGGAGCCACTGCTGTTGGATACATGGTTTATGGCATGACATCTAGCGCATTCCTATCCCTTGTGATTACCCTTCTACTTGTAGTGCTTATAGTATTTGCTGTTAATCCAAAAGGGAAACCTTCAGAAGTAAACGAATCGAAAACTGCTTAA